In Limnochordia bacterium, a single window of DNA contains:
- a CDS encoding DUF1858 domain-containing protein, translating into MKITKDTSIFDALQSHAKAKDVFAEFGMECLGCMGVGESIESGARMHGVDVDLLVKRLNELQSQAE; encoded by the coding sequence ATGAAAATCACGAAGGACACCTCTATTTTTGATGCACTGCAATCTCACGCCAAAGCCAAAGATGTGTTTGCCGAATTTGGGATGGAATGCTTAGGCTGCATGGGGGTGGGGGAGAGTATAGAAAGCGGTGCAAGGATGCATGGTGTCGATGTTGATTTACTTGTGAAACGCTTGAATGAGTTGCAAAGCCAAGCAGAGTAA
- a CDS encoding Asp23/Gls24 family envelope stress response protein, with translation MNASFSTGLGKVSINERVISAVAGRAATECYGIVGMSSKTVQDGLAELLGFEQVDRGVGVRIEEDLVTVDLHIIVQYGVRISEVANNVRAKVKYAVETLLGLKVACVNIHVEGVHVTGVDTLG, from the coding sequence GTGAATGCTTCTTTTTCGACGGGACTTGGCAAAGTATCCATAAACGAACGAGTGATCAGTGCCGTGGCAGGTCGTGCCGCCACTGAATGCTATGGTATTGTTGGCATGTCTTCAAAGACCGTACAGGATGGTCTAGCCGAGCTTTTGGGTTTTGAACAAGTTGACCGAGGGGTTGGAGTAAGGATCGAAGAGGATTTGGTTACCGTTGACCTACACATTATTGTCCAATATGGTGTTCGGATTTCAGAGGTGGCCAACAACGTCCGAGCCAAGGTGAAGTATGCCGTAGAGACCTTGCTAGGTCTTAAGGTTGCTTGCGTAAATATTCATGTCGAAGGTGTGCACGTAACAGGAGTAGATACACTCGGCTAA